The genomic segment GAACCTAAAACAATggatattaaataaattaacGGTCTatcagatacagaaaaaaataatcccaaaacAAAACTAGTTATCAAATGTAATAATTGTTCCCATTAACATCACGTAACCGACTGAACAAAATCAATGCAATCAGGTGCAGTACACTCGGTATAGAAGATTTTCCAAAGTTCTCGTTAGGGATCTCTAATTGTTCGTTGCGTACTGTCGCTTTGCTGCAAGAGATTCGCACTTCCCgtcctcttcccctccctcatTACGCTTCAGCATTTCTTGATCACACCGTCTCAGCTCCAGACAGGACAGCGGTTGAGGATAATACGCAGAACCCATCACGGATTCTTAAAACATTACGTCCGTATATATGGACCaaatataaaagacaaaaattgcCACAAGGACTAATCGGACAGCAGGTTGTGCTtactttcttccctcccttgaAGTCGCCTGGCCATAATAAGTGGAAGTGtattttcaaactgaaacaatcagccatttggaaaaaaaacctcctgcGATTAATACCCTTATCATCGCCACActgatttgttttgttctaaCGCAAATTAAAATGTAACGGCTATCCTTAACAAAAGAAGCAGAATCTTTGCCCGGTAGCAGTCACAACAAAACATTTAGATACAGCGTTTTGTCACTTGGCTTGCACGCTCAGGTCCCAATTTACAGAATCCCAGCAACGAAGACAGCAACGGAAAAGGTAGGAAACAATCTTTTGTTCATAAGGAAATTCTAATTCAAGTCAGATTTCCGCTGATCGGTCAGATAactcttaaacaatttttttgtttgaaggcAAATATTGATCACAGTTTTGTTCAAAACCAagaacacaacaacaaaaaaaccaacgGCCTTGTTCTTCTCAAAACGAGCGCTTTGTAAGAAAACAATGATGATTTCTAAAATATATCCTGTGTGGTCTTTTAAAAGTGAATtatcaaaaaacattttcccaaaaataaattagataattaaaaaaaaagtcttttccagcATAGCTGGACATTAGGCTGTCCTCACTGAGCCATTAGTATTGCTGCTTTTCCCAAAATTTGGGTCATTTTTTTCAAACCATATTTCAGCCAGCTGTTGTGTGGACCCATAAGTTGAAGCTTTGGACCCCAAGCACATTTTATATTGTTTTGGATCAAGATTAGGGTCACAAAAAACAGGGTGATGCACATGGACTACTCCAATTTCTTGGCTTCGGAAAGTTTTTAAGCCAGCTTGAATGACTTTGTTAAATAGGTCTACGTCTTCAAGGCCCCAACCTTGGATGGAGACATCAAAGCCACCTGCTCGAAGAAGATCACCTTTGTAAATACAGGTAATACCAAAGCCATAGTTCCTCCAGAAACCTGTTTTCTGGGTGAAGGCAAAATGATTGTCACTAGGAACTTTTCCACTATAAACAATCTTTGGATCATACTGGCTGAAAATGATGGGAAAGTATACTTGTTGACCCAAAACTGTATTGGCTCTACACCGCTGGAGGAATTCTGTGGTAAACACTAAgtcaacatcacagaagaaaagtaaagaCTCGTTCTGGAACTGAGAAGATCCGACTTCCAGAGCCAGTGCCCTCGAGAACTCCCCCGACACCGGTAAAACCTGCATGTCAGCCTTGGGGTATTTGGAGCGGTAATCTCTCATCAGCTCGATCTGCTTCGCTTTGTCAGGGTTGGAGTTGGAATTGAAAAGCAGGACAACCAGCTTGACGTTCTGGTTTGGAATGAGGCATGTCTTTTCAAAATTCCCCATGAACCTTGCGAACATGTCAAAACGTCCGGAGAGAGGAATCAGGATGTTGATCTTCTTGTCTTTGAGTTCCTTCCTCTCTACTTTTGATCTGCTGAGCTGGAAGGGAACAAACATCTTCAGTGAGTTGGAGAGGAAAGACAAGGATCCAGAATCCTGGTTGATTTTGCTGGCCAGCTCTTTGGCGTCCATCTCTTCGTGCTCCATAAACTGGATCTTGCTGAATGTCTGCTGCAAGTACGCGTGCCTCCTGACAGGGACAGTCATCTTCTTCCCCTTATGCTTTTTGTACAGAAGCAACAAGTCAAGAACATACTCTGCTCCGTACATTGGATTGACTCTGCGATAGCCATACTGTATTTCCTTGAAATCTATGATCCTCCCCCGGGTCTTAGCGTTGGCGTTGATCATTTCCATGACCTGCATAACAATGTCATCCAACGCTTCACGCTGAGAAGAGTCCATTCCTCTCCGAGGGGGCTGCCCGTCGGCACCCGAATACAAATACTTGCCGGTAAGAAACTCCCACTCCAAGATTTCTTCCCGGTGGCGGGGCTGGAATCGCATGAAGGAGGGTGGCATCCCCAGCTGCAGGTCATCTTTGTGGATTTCTGTATTGCTGTATTTGCTCATCAGGACAATTTCCCGGTGCAGCTGTACAGTCCGGTGGCGCAGCTCTGCTATCTTGCGGCTCAGCATGTAGCTGTGAAGTCTGTACTGGTACGGGGGGTTCTTATTCGGGTGCAGAGTTATAGCTCTGTGTATTTTGCTGTTCCTCAGGTCTCGGATATAGCCTTTTTTGTTCTGCTCATAATTTTCATAAAACAGCTGCTGCATctagaagagagaaaggagaagttAGTGTCTCGGCAGTGTTGTCCTTGTGAAAGTTAGCCCACGCAGCCCCCACTGGGAGAAAATTCCTCCTTGATCGCAGGGCTAGAAGGCTTTCTGAATAAGCTCTTCTCGGGTTTAGGCACAGGTTGTAGCAATACCAGCTGCTATTCAAGGAAATTAAGACGATTATTCATTGTAAACTGGTAAAAGAAACATCTACCATGGATTTGGGATTTATGACAGCCCATTCTAGAGATATCACCATCGGCCAAACAACTGAGCAGCAAGTGGATTGTAAGCTCATTTTTTCACAATACAGcatcaccaggaaaaaaaaccccatgaagtGTTCACTACAAAACTCTTCTGCCTCCCATGGGCTTTAAGAATAACAGTaataaagaacataaaaaagGATGCCATATACATAGTACGCAAGTATGATGACACTGTCTCCGGTACACCCAAATGCTCTTCAGGCATTAAAAATCCAGCTTACAGAATGTTTTAGTCAAGATGCTAAATATGTTATCTCAAGTGCTGCAAGGCAAAGCTACTGTTCCCCTGTCATTTTAGAATGTCAACAGAAAGTCAAATGCACCTGAGATTCCCAGCAGCAGTTCCAGAAGGCAGGTAATACAGGATGCATATGTACACTAGAATGAAAGCATCCTTAAAGTGGAAATTGCTATTTCAAAACAAGAAGATAGCGAGCTAAGATTAGATTCAGAAGCCTTACGGAGAACTTAAGAAAAGCAGGCAAACCAGCTTTACAGTTTTCAGTAGGTCAGGCAGTAGCTGATATAATGAAAGGCATGTGGAAACCAGGATGATAGAGtggaaaagaagctgaaaaaaacccccaaaacaaaacaagagaaagaaacccCCTCGTTACATATCAGCCTAGACAATGGACATTTAGAAAGATCACGGGCTGATTCGATGTCACAACACAAATGTCATCAACCTGCCAGAGGAGCTGACATGACAGCTTCATTTGATATAGGATCCAATCTGTTACTGGCAGCAGAATTTGCTATAGGTAATACAGTCAATAAAGCACATGTAAGGCGGCTATAAAGATTAGCAAAGAGCTAAAATCCAAAAGACAAATGGAAGAGAGAATGAGTCAAATATGATGGCAATTAAAGGGAGTGCtagaaagaaaatcacaggCACCGAAAGCCTCCCTTTAACAGACAGTGCGAGTGATGCTTCTACCAGCTGTTGAGACCCAGCAGAAGTCCTGTTTTATTAGGCCTTCAGTTGCATTTTTCCCATTATTGTGGACAGACATTGAATCTAAGGGATAAACTTACACCTGGATTTAATTGCCACTATCTTAACACACCAGATGTGCGTATACTGAAACCTGAAATTCAGCGTATCACTGTGGACAGCACAGGAACAAGCCGCATATGCTTGAAACTGCTCACGTGGATTTTAATCTGAATAAATGTAATTCATTtcaaaggagggagggaggaatgtcAGCCagactgagaaagaaaggaCATTTTTCTCATGGGTCATCACCAATCCCCCACGCCTTCTCCATTCCTGCTCAAGTTCACCTTCTTGCCCGTTCTTCCCCAAGTGATTCCTGCTGCTTTCATGCTGTCTGTGAGCAACTCGGGCCAGAGGCTGCCTCTTATTAGATAGATCCCATACAGCAACGCGGCCAAAGGAGAACATCTTGGCGATGGCCTCTTGGCAAGCCACAGATCAGCTGCCTGTCAAGATGTACATCCCTTTAGAAGTCATGAGAGATTTAAAGAAGTGCTACGGGCAGAGGTTAGTTGGTCTAATCCTACGTTCAGCTGAGAGTTATCCAAACTGAATGAACCTCATGCTTTCCTGAGAAGCATGTTTTTTCCCACTCACCCAAAGACTGTTCTTCATTTGTATCCCTATATTGTTTCCTCTACTaataacactttattttttgtcCACTTCGAACCTCGCTGCTTCTGTTAAGGGCTCCAGGAGACCTCAAATCACACCTGCTTACGGTTAGTCCTGTAAGCACAATTTATTACAACGGAGAGCTCACACAGCAAGAACAAGACCAGTCCAACACTGCAGGACCCACATGTATATTTTTACTGACGCCACTGATCTATCTTCTCTAacactgtgtgtgtgtatatatatatatatatatatctctcacTAGAAGTATTAAATGCATATGGTAACAGGCTGGAGATTTCACTGACATTTTAACTACAATACAACTATAGACACAGGCTTTCCCAGGAGTATTGTGACATCAGATAAAAATTCTTAAATCATGTCATTAGGCAACTATTATTTAAACGAAAATTGACAATAGGACTTAATTTCAAATCTTGTTTTGAAtttataagaaaacaaaatcaagaccATGCAGCCTGAATGCATTTATTCCAAAATCGCCATCTAGGGCATTCTGAATTAGCTGCAAGAGGAAAccatgagaagcagaaaggctTTTAGATTACACAACAAAGTTTTAATAGAATACCGATGGGTAGGAAAACATTATAAAACTTCCCAACGGAAGGAGAGATATGAACCCCTAGCAAACATCcctaaataaaattaacaagCGTATTTTAAAGCTCTGGCTTGTCATGCAGGAGTAACCTCTTAGCTAGGCTGGCTAACTTCGGAACTTTTAAGACTACTTCTTGCCTCTTCCAAAAAGTAGCTAACTTcaaaaactgaactgaaaataaaacaagactTTACTGGTGCTTCAACACAAAGCAATTCACAACTGAAACATCTATTAACGGCCACCTTGCTCCAGCCAAAAAGGTGACAACTGTAACAAACCCTGCGCTCCGGCCAACCCTGCAGCGCAACTAATGAGAAGCACCCCAGTAGCCAGGCTTTTAGATAatcctgtttttcagaagaatgCCTTGCAAGGCTGGCACTTCCATTGTTCTTCCTATGAAGCCTCCCCCTCTCCTACTCCAGCGTCCCTCTTGTCTCCTCGCATTCAGCAAGatgtctacctggacttcagtaaagcctttgacactgttccccacagtattctcctagtgaagctggcggcccgtggtttagacaggtacactcttcgctgggtaaaaaactggctggatggccgagcccagagggttgtggtgaatggggtgaaatccagctggcggccggtcacaagcggagtcccccagggctcagttttgggaccggtcttgtttaatgtcttcattgatgatctggatgaggggatagagtgctccctcagcaagtttgcagacgacaccaagttgggagggagtgttgatctggtcgagggtaggaaggctctgcagagggatctggacaggctggatcaatgggctgagaccaaccggatgaagttcaataaggccaagtgccgggttctacactttggccacaacaaccccaggcaacgctacaggcttggggacgagtggctggaaagttcccccgcagaaaaggacctgggggtgttgatcgacacccggctgaatatgagcccgcagtgtgcccaggtggccaagaaggccaacggcatcctggcttgcatcagaaatggtgtggccagcaggagcagagaggtaatcatgcctctgtactcggcgctggtgaggccgcacctcgaatactgtgttcagttttgggcccctcactacaagaaggacattgaggtgctggagcgtgtccagagaagggcgacggagctggtgaggggtctggagcacaagtctgatgaggagcggctgagggaactggggttgttcagtctggagaagaggcggctgaggggagaccttatcgctctctacaactacctgaaggggggttgcagagaggtgggtgttggtctcttctcccaagtgacaagtgacaggactagaggaaatggcctcaagttgcgccaggggaggttcaggctggatattaggaaaaagtactttaccgagagagtagtgaaacattggaataggctgcccagggacgtggtagagtcaccctccctggaggtattcaaggagcgtgtggatgtggcattgtgggatgtagcttgatggacatggtgctgtgtggtgttgggtgggttggtttttggtgtgttgtgccttgttgttgttgtgtggtggttggcttgcgtggcttgtttgtgtggtttttgtttttttttttttgtttttttttttttttgttttttgtttttttgtttttcaggttggacttgatgatcttacaggtcttttccaaccgtagtgattctgtgattctgtgattctgtgattctgtgaagatgcAGCAGGCACGGGACGTGCCAGCATCCTGCAGCCCTGATCCCCCATCCAGGGACCAAGGTACACCCCACACTGGTAGGAAACACAGGGAAGGGTATCGGAGGGGGTTAATAATTCCCTACAGGGAGTATAATGACTTACAAACTATTTTTGCACAGTGGCATGAAGTGCTGTAAATGAAGTCCAAGTGGCCAGCAGCCAACAGAGCAATTTAACCCTTCCTGGGCTGAGGTGCCTGCGGACACTGACCCAATGCTGCAGAAGTGCTGCGATGCCCACAGGCTTTCCTTCACGATAAGGAGCCCCACGTGGATTGCATCTTCTCAGCCACATCTACAAAACTTGAAAGAAATGAGCAGCTCCCTCCATACAATTTGACAGCTCCACCAACATTAATCCATTTAAATCATTAAGACAGCGCTAGTCCTCGGCATTGGATTTGATGACTAACAAGGGCAAAGCCCGACTATCGCCCATCACTGGTAAGGTAGCTTCTACCTCGTTTGGAACCAAAACACTATGCCAAATATTACCTATCAGCACACGCAGGCTTTCGACTCCACGCAATACTGGAATGCCataaggaagacaaaaaaatcgTAATTACCTCCTGTGCACATCATTAACAGGTGGGTGGGAGAAGACAACAGAGAAAGTAATACCTGTAATGTATTTGCTCCTTCCACGTAGCAGCCATTAAACACGTGGGGAGCGTCACAAGCCCAGAATGTGCACGTCTCTAACAGACATTACGTGCAAACTTCCCCATGTCTGTTACCAGATTCTTGTGAGTTGAACTCTTGCAAACTCTTCTTTTAGTGAAACAGGTTTCTCTATgattcttttcaaaaaaaagaacctTTCATGGATATTAATTTTGCAATGATTATATTCTAAGCATGCTTTATTCTAGCGCAGAGCACTGAGAGTGTAGGGATACAAAGAAGAGCTACTCTTTATTGACCACTATTTACTCTAGACCTGTTGAAGCCTTAAAAACCCTAATGTTCCCCAAACCATTAGAGACTGAATGTTTAAACTGTGGTACAGCTGTTGTGGGCACTACTGGCTCGTGTCCAAAAGACCAACTGAAAGGAGAGAGTGTTATGTTCTTCGTTTTAAATGAAGAAGTCTTTTGCAGGCCAAAAAAAGTGTACTGGAGAAAATggactttaaaaataagaccAGTTTATGCAGAAACTGGCCCGCAGCCATGGATTAGCCCCCAAGGGCTTTCTCTCACAGCTCCAGATTGTACTACCACAGCCCAGAAAACGCAGCCCCACAAGTCTCATGAAAAGCAATCATGGACAAGACATGTTGTATGGCAGGCCTCGAAATGCCCAAGATGTGCTTTAAATACAAAGCCCAACTAATTAAAAGCTCGAAAGATGGCTAACGTCACCTACCGCGTGAGCACCTCAGTTGGGAGACGAGCACACAGGAccctctctgcagctggtgcaGAGCTGTTCTCCTATGGGAGCAATGAGGGTGCCGGGACAGCCCTTATGCTGCTCCACGGCTCTGCTGCCAGAACTACGCAGGATGCTcgccccctctcctcctcgctCCTCCTTCCAGAGATGCAGCCGTAGCGGTGCAAGGGGGCAGTTCCTGTCAGTTGgctgaagtgaaatgaaagatGTTTTGCAGCCACATCCCAAGTAACTGTATGAAATAATTGTAGCTGCACTGACATAGCTTTGCCACTTCGGAGACAAACACAGGGAAGTAATGGATAAACACTCATTTCCAGTGAACTTGGCCACTCATTCATCCCTTTAACCTCCCCAGTTGCCACTACAGGAAAGGATGCAGGAAACACCACTCGGCGCTGGGAGATCAGCTGACAAGCGAAGCCCTGAGCTCTGGAGCACGATTAAATGACATGATCTCTCAGACGAGTTACTTCTCACACAGATTTCATCATGTACCACTGGtttgcatttgctttgtttcataAATTAAAGAGGGGCAAGAAAATCAGCTGGACATCCCGAACAGCCAGTACTCAAAATTTCCATAGCAGACTGCTAGAGAAGCAGAGGCAGACCCAGCTGTGATATACTGCGACCTCTGAGTACAGTAACTCCAGGCATGCTCTGAAGCAAGAAGTTTATTTTATACAACACAATTGCCTCTTCTTATATGATACTAAGTGAAACAGCGCCTGTCTCACTCAAGAGCCTCGCAGTGCCTTCTGCACTGCTCTCCTCTCCAAAGTATTCGAGAAAGGAAGCCAAGTATCTAAGGCAAGTTTCAAGCACAGCAAACTCAGGGTCATTGAATTCCCAAAGAATCTGTGAGTTAGTAGAGTTACTGCTGGAGTTCAATCTTTTGTTAACAATACCAAGCAGCTGTTTAATTAAACAACTGTCCTTCTCCCAAGCCCTTCTTGTTTAAGCAAGAAGAGGTTAAGAATTACTTATTCATTTACAATTTCTCAAACCAAGCAGCCTTTAAAGTATTCCCAGCTTGGCAACGGAAAGGAGAAAACCTGCAAAAATACATGTGCCTTCAAAACTGGCATCATGTATTTCACCTCCGACCTTGAGCTTGATAATCTCATTACCCAAAACCTACACGTGGGAGCAATCCACGGCACTTGGGAACTGAGATCCTCCAGTTACAAAGCAGAGGAGAACTTCCCTCCTCCTGGCCCTGCATTAAACTGAGCTTCATCTTCCTGGTCTAAATGACGATACAGGATCCTGGTCTCCTCTTCGTCATGCAGCAAGGATCCCTTCCTCAGGTCTCCCCTATTTTGGACAAGGGAGACAAGTTGAATCAGACCTCCtgtgtaaagaaaagaaagactagCGCAATCACGTAACACCCTCAAAAGAAGATAGTTGCTCGTTTAGTGAAACATCCTTCCCCTTGGGTGTATCTGACACACAAACTACACAGGTGCCACTGTGCACTCCATAAAGCCTGGAATTGCTTCTCTAGAGACACAGcttcatgtttttaaagcataaacCAGAATACAACCTGAAAGCATTTTGTACCTTAGGAGTAACCAGATAAAACAGAACGTGCCCTTTTAGGATATTTAGATTTAACTGTGCAAACCTCAGGAGAGCTGGATGCAATTGCGGGCTGTACTTCCAAAAGGTTCTGatttaacagaaacaaaaacaagtaaAACACCACTAAATATTAACAAATGTTCTATCCTACGGCTattaaagaagcagaagatCATAGGTGCTAATGACTAATTATTGCTATTTCTTGAGAAAGTGTGCTCAAAATTTGTTTCTAGCATAATTTCCAAATTACGAGTCCTGGTGCAAACTGCTGTTCTGCACATGGCTCTCCCTTGCTCAAGTTAAGGCTTTGACCCACGGGGCAAATGATTCAGCTCTCCCTCTCCAGCAGAGAGGGACTGCCTCTGTCCCAGatccaaacaaaaccaggaataCAGCGACTCGCCGCTGATTCGTTCATTTAAAGGCCAGACTCAGGGGTGATGCCAAATTACTTGCCCACCGAATATACTGCGTCTCgggatttcttttccttgttgtCAACTCCACACTTTCAGAGTCTGCAGTACAGGCAGAGTACAAGAAAAACTTGGTTTTCATTATGAATTTCAACAGGCCCATGAAAGAAAGAGCCGCAGCCTTGGCAGTCGGTATCTGCTCTTTCTCATGCAAAGTGTTAAGATTTCAGAGGAGCCGCACATGACCCTTGGAGGGTAGTTTCATGGAGATGATGAGCAGAAAGCTTCTGACACcctggcaaatatttttttggatGCTGGAAACAGCGTTAGAGGGATGCAACCTC from the Gavia stellata isolate bGavSte3 chromosome 13, bGavSte3.hap2, whole genome shotgun sequence genome contains:
- the CHSY1 gene encoding chondroitin sulfate synthase 1; protein product: MAGRGRRAWLSVLLGLVLGFVLASRLVLPRASELAAAARPRRARPQGCRPPPAAAAPPRRPGPPAQSFLFVGVMTAQKYLRSRAVAAHRTWSKTIPGKVEFFSSEGSDTSIPIPIVPLPGVDDSYPPQKKSFMMLKYMHDHYLDKYEWFMRADDDVYIKGDKLENFLRSLNSSEPLFLGQTGLGTTEEMGKLALEPGENFCMGGPGVIMSREVLRRMVPHIGECLREMYTTHEDVEVGRCVRRFAGVQCVWSYEMQQLFYENYEQNKKGYIRDLRNSKIHRAITLHPNKNPPYQYRLHSYMLSRKIAELRHRTVQLHREIVLMSKYSNTEIHKDDLQLGMPPSFMRFQPRHREEILEWEFLTGKYLYSGADGQPPRRGMDSSQREALDDIVMQVMEMINANAKTRGRIIDFKEIQYGYRRVNPMYGAEYVLDLLLLYKKHKGKKMTVPVRRHAYLQQTFSKIQFMEHEEMDAKELASKINQDSGSLSFLSNSLKMFVPFQLSRSKVERKELKDKKINILIPLSGRFDMFARFMGNFEKTCLIPNQNVKLVVLLFNSNSNPDKAKQIELMRDYRSKYPKADMQVLPVSGEFSRALALEVGSSQFQNESLLFFCDVDLVFTTEFLQRCRANTVLGQQVYFPIIFSQYDPKIVYSGKVPSDNHFAFTQKTGFWRNYGFGITCIYKGDLLRAGGFDVSIQGWGLEDVDLFNKVIQAGLKTFRSQEIGVVHVHHPVFCDPNLDPKQYKMCLGSKASTYGSTQQLAEIWFEKNDPNFGKSSNTNGSVRTA